The window AACGCGGAGAGCTTCGCCGATGCGCTGAAGGCGCTGAACGGCGCGCCAATGGAAGGAAAAATTCTGCTAGACCTTTCATAATCTCACGAGCCAGCAACCTGCGCTGGCTCACATTTGCTTTCGAAATTTAGCGTTCACCTTTCGCAATCCTTCGATTAAACTACTGACAGTTAATTATCAGGCAAATCAATATGAACTCATTTGAGAGAAGGAACAAAATTGTCGACCTGATTAATACGCAGGGGAGCGTACTGGTGCTGGATCTTTCGAATATCTTTGGAATTTCTGAAGTCACCATCCGTGCCGACCTGCGTTTGCTGGAGGAGAAGGGTCTGGTCACGCGCTTTCACGGCGGCGCGGCAAAACCCGGTAGCCATCTGGCGGAAGGCGATAATCAGGAAGTGATACTCGAAGATCGTTACCAGCTTGCCAGCGATCCGAAAAAGCGGATTGCCCAGGCGGCAGCGGCAATGGTGAACGAAGGCATGACCGTGATCCTCGACAGCGGCAGCACCACGTTACTGATCGCTGAGGCGTTGAACCGTAAAAGCAATATCACCGTCATCACCAACAGCTTACCGGCGGCCTTTACCCTGTCCGACAATAAAGACCTGACGCTGGTGGTTTGCGGCGGTACGGTGCGGCATAAAACGCACTCCATGCACGGCACCATTGCCGAACGCTCCCTGCATGGCATCAGCGCCGACCTGATGTTTGTCGGCGCGGACGGTATCGACGCGACAAACGGCATCACCACCTTTAACGAAGGCTATTCGATCAGCGGCGTGATGGCCGCCGCCGCGCACAAAGTGGTGGCCGTACTGGATGCGACAAAGTTTAACCGTCGCGGGTTTAACCAGGTGCTGTCGATGGATAAGATTAACTGCGTAATTACCGATGACGGTATCAGCAAGCAGGATAAAGCCGCGCTGGAAAAAACAGGGGTTGAACTGCTGATTGTTTAAATGAATTATCATTAAAGGCAGGCTGTTGCCTGCCTGTAGCCTGACGAAAACGCTTACTGTTGTATAATCCTGCGAACTCTCTCTTACTTTTATTTTTTGCAACAGGGTTGAAGATAGTCTTCCCGCCAGAAACCTGGTTAACCGTTCCCGTAAGTAGCGGGTCTATCCCTGCTGCTCAAGCGCATATTTATACAGCGCGTTTTTCTTCACGCCGTGGATTTCCGCCGCCATCGCCGCGGCTTTCTTCAGCGGCAGTTCGGTTTGCAGCAGGGCCAGGGTGCGCAGGGCGTCGGCGGGCAGATCGTCCTCCTGCGCCTTATGCCCTTCCACAATGAGCACCATCTCGCCTTTACGACGGTTCTCATCCTCTTTGACCCACGCCAGCAGTTCGCCAACCGGCGCGCCGTGGATCGTTTCCCAGGTTTTGGTCAGTTCGCGCGCCAGCACCACGTAACGGGATTCGCCCCACACCGCGACCATATCCTCCAGGCTATCGAGCAGACGGTGGGTCGACTCATAAAAAATCAGCGTACGCGGCTCGGCCTCAAGCGCTTTCAGCGCGTCGCGCCGCCCCTTTGATTTGGCGGGTAAAAAACCCTCATAGCAGAAGCGGTCGGAAGGCAGCCCCGCCGCACTTAGCGCCGCGATAGCCGCACAGGGGCCGGGCAGCGGCACCACGCGAATCCCCTGTTCACGGCAGGTGCGCACCAGGTGATAACCGGGATCGTTGATCAGCGGCGTTCCGGCATCGGAAACCAGCGCAATGTTCTGCCCTTCTTTCAGCTTCGCCACCAGCGTCTCGGCTTTTTGTTGCTCATTATGATCGTGCAGCGCGAACAGACGGGCGCTAATGGCAAAATGCTGTAACAATAAACCGGTATGACGGGTGTCTTCAGCGGCAATTAAATCAACGGCTTGTAAAACGTCGAGCGCGCGTTGAGTAATATCGGACAAATTCCCGATGGGAGTAGGTACAATAAAGAGTTGGCCGTGAGAATTATCCGCCGATTCGTGTTGTTTCATTGTGTCGTCCGTATTGCCGATTTAATATTGAGCATTGCGTATAAAAAATATCACTGGATACAGTATGGTACCCCTAACATTTTCTCATTTAAAAGCCGCGCGCTGTCTGCCCATCGTTCTGGCAGCACTGATTTTCGCCGGCTGCGGCACCCAGGCGCCCGATCGGAGCGCGGCCCATATGCAGGGCGCAGCGCAGGCTGACTCTGGTTTTTATTTGCAGCAAATGCAGCAGAGCGCAGATGATAGCAAGACCAACTGGCAATTACTCGCCATTCGTGCGCTGCTGAAAGAAGGCAAAAACCAGCAGGCCATCGAGCTGTTCAACCAGCTGCCGCAAAACCTGAACGATGCCCAGCGTCGCGAACAGGCGCTGCTGGCGGCGGAAGTGAAGCTCGTCCAGCAGGATTATGCGGGCGCGAAGAAGCAGTTAGGCGCGATCGACATCTCCGCGCTAAATAAAAACCAGCAGCAGCGTTTCTGGCAAACGGGCATTGCAGCCGAACAGGGACGCCCTTCGCTCACGCTGCTGCGGGCGCTAATCGCCCAGGAACCGCTGCTCGGCGGCAAAGAGAAGCAGGCGAATATCGACGCCACGTGGCAGGCGCTGACCGCCATGTCTCCGCAACAGGCGCAGACGCTGGTCATCAATGCCGATGAGAATGTCTTGCAGGGCTGGCTGGATCTGCAACGCGTCTGGTTTGATAACCGCAGCGATCCGGACATGATGAAAGCCGGAATTGCCGACTGGCAAAAACGTTATCCGCAGAATCCGGGCGCGAAAATGCTGCCGACGCAGCTGGCGAATGTGCAAAGCTTTACGCCAGCCTCCACCAGCAAAATCGCCCTGCTGCTGCCGCTGAACGGCCAGGCCGCCGTTTTTGGCCGCACCATTCAGCAGGGTTTTGAAGCGGCGAAAAACCTCGGCACGCAGCCCGTTGAAGCCCAGTCAGCCGCCCAACCTGAACCGGTAGCGGCCTCTGCGCCGGAGGAACAACAGCCGCAGGCGACCGACGGCGTTGCCAGCCCGTCTCAGGCTTCGGTGAACGATTTAACCAACGAGCAGCCCGTCACGCCTGCGCCGATCAGCGCGCCGCCAACCCCGTCTGCGCAGCCCGCAGCGGCGAGCGCGGCGGCGAACCCTTCCGCTGCGCTCAAAATTTATGACACCAGCTCCCAGCCGCTTAGCCAGATACTGAATCAGGTGCAGCAGGATGGCGCGAGCATCGTGGTTGGTCCGCTGCTGAAAAGCAACATCAATGAACTGCTGAGCAGCAATACGTCACTGAACGTGCTGGCGCTTAACCAGCCGGAAACGGTGCAGAACCGCGGCAATATCTGTTATTTCGCCCTCTCGCCGGAAGATGAAGCGCGCGATGCCGCCCGCCATATCCATGAGCAGGGCAAACAGTCGCCGCTGCTGCTGATCCCGCGCAGCGCGCTGGGCGATCGGGTGGCTAACGCCTTTGCCGAAGAGTGGCTGAAGCTGGGCGGCGGCACTGTCCTGCAACAGACGTTCGGCTCGGCCGCAGAATTACGTATGGGCGTCAACGGCGGCTCCGGTATTGCGCTAACCGGCACGCCTGTCGCCGCCAGCACGCCTTCGCAGCCTGGCGTGACCATCGGCGACCTGACCATTCCGGCCCCGCCGACCGATGCCCAAATCACCGGTAACGGTGGTCGCGTTGATGCCGTCTATATTCTGGCGACGCCAGGCGAAATCGCCTTTATCAAACCGATGATCGCCATGCGCAACGGCAGCCAGAGCGGCGCTACGCTCTACGCCAGCTCCCGCAGCGCGCAGGGCAGCGCCGGGCCGGATTTCCGTCTGGAAATGGAAGGCTTACAGTACAGCGAGATCCCGATGCTGGCTGGCGCTAACCCATCGCTGATGCAGCAGGCGCTCGCCGCGGTCGGCAACGACTATTCGCTGGCGCGCATGTACGCGATGGGCGTCGACGCCTGGACGCTGGCGAACCACTTTTCGCAGATGCGTCAGATGCAGGGCTTTGAAATCAACGGCAATACCGGCGCGCTGACCGCCAACCCGGACTGCGTGATTAACAGGAAGTTATTATGGCTCAAATACCAGCAAGGGCAGATCGTCCCCGCCAGTTAACGAGCAGACAGACCGGCGACGCGTGGGAACAAACCGCGCGGCGCTGGCTGGAGCGCAAAGGACTGCATTTTATCGCCGCCAACGTCTGCGTACGTGGCGGCGAAATCGATCTGATAATGCGTGAAGGCAAAACCACCGTCTTTGTCGAGGTCCGCTACCGCCGCTCTGCGGCGTTTGGCGGCGCGGCGGCCAGCGTGACCCACAGCAAACAACGCAAATTATTACACACTGCCCGTTTGTGGCTCGCGCAACACAATGGAAGTTTTGATACTGTGGATTGCCGGTTCGATGTGTTAGCCTTCACCGGAAATGAAGTTGAGTGGTTAAAGGACGCCTTTAACGGCTGTTCATGAGAAAGATTTAAGGATTAGCGTGTTAGAAAGAATTAAAGTCTGCTTTACGGAAAGCATACAAACTCAGATAGCTGCGGCTGAAGCGCTCCCGGATGCCATCTCCCGCGCCGCCATGACGCTGGTTCATTCTCTGCTTAACGGCAACAAAATTCTCTGTTGTGGCAACGGGACATCCGCTGCCAACGCACAGCATTTTGCTGCCAGCATGATCAACCGTTTTGAAACGGAGCGCCCCAGCTTACCCGCAATCGCACTAAATACCGATAACGTGGTCTTAACTGCGATTGCCAACGATCGCCTGCACGATGAAATTTATGCAAAACAGGTCCGGGCGCTGGGACATGCAGGCGATGTTTTACTGGCTATTTCGACGCGCGGCAACAGTCGCGATATCGTGAAAGCCGTGGAAGCCGCCGTCACGCGTGATATGACGATTGTGGCGCTGACCGGGTATGACGGTGGAGAGCTGGCCGGGCTGTTAGGGCCGCAGGATGTTGAAATCCGCATTCCGTCACACCACAGCGCGCGCATTCAGGAGATGCATATGCTGACGGTGAATTGTTTGTGCGATCTGATCGATAACACGCTTTTCCCTCACCAGGATGATTAAGGAGTTCACATGAAGGCTTTATCGCCAATCGCAGTCCTTATTTCTGCATTGCTGCTGCAAGGCTGTGTGGCCGCCGCCGTTGTCGGCACCGCGGCGGTTGGAACCAAAGCGGCGACTGACCCGCGTAGCGTCGGCACCCAGGTGGACGATGGCACCCTGGAGCTGCGCGTGAACAGCGCGCTGTCGAAAGATGAGCAGATCAAGAAAGAAGCGCGTATCAACGTGACCGCCTATCAGGGCAAGGTGCTGCTGGTAGGCCAGGCGCCGAATAGCGAACTGTCGTCGCGCGCGAAACAGATTGCGATGGGCGTGGATGGCGCAACCGAAGTCTTCAATGAGATCCGTCAGGGTCAACCGATTGGCCTGGGAACGGCGTCTAACGATACCTGGATCACCACCAAAGTACGCTCTCAGCTGCTGACCAGCGACCAGGTGAAATCATCAAATGTGAAGGTCACCACCGAAAACGGCGAGGTTTTCCTGCTGGGTCTGGTGACCGAGCGTGAAGCCAAAGCGGCGGCGGACATCGCCAGCCGGGTGAGCGGCGTGAAGCGCGTGACCACCGCCTTTACGTTTATTAAGTAACACCGCGTCTTGCCGGATGGCGGCTGCGCCTTATCCGGCCTACAGGAATATGAACGCAGGCCGGGCAAGCGAAGCGCTCCCGGCAGTTCCATCTCACAGCAGCGCAAGGCTGCCGACAATCACGCCTGATACCA is drawn from Citrobacter rodentium NBRC 105723 = DSM 16636 and contains these coding sequences:
- a CDS encoding DeoR/GlpR family DNA-binding transcription regulator, whose translation is MNSFERRNKIVDLINTQGSVLVLDLSNIFGISEVTIRADLRLLEEKGLVTRFHGGAAKPGSHLAEGDNQEVILEDRYQLASDPKKRIAQAAAAMVNEGMTVILDSGSTTLLIAEALNRKSNITVITNSLPAAFTLSDNKDLTLVVCGGTVRHKTHSMHGTIAERSLHGISADLMFVGADGIDATNGITTFNEGYSISGVMAAAAHKVVAVLDATKFNRRGFNQVLSMDKINCVITDDGISKQDKAALEKTGVELLIV
- the rsmI gene encoding 16S rRNA (cytidine(1402)-2'-O)-methyltransferase, which codes for MKQHESADNSHGQLFIVPTPIGNLSDITQRALDVLQAVDLIAAEDTRHTGLLLQHFAISARLFALHDHNEQQKAETLVAKLKEGQNIALVSDAGTPLINDPGYHLVRTCREQGIRVVPLPGPCAAIAALSAAGLPSDRFCYEGFLPAKSKGRRDALKALEAEPRTLIFYESTHRLLDSLEDMVAVWGESRYVVLARELTKTWETIHGAPVGELLAWVKEDENRRKGEMVLIVEGHKAQEDDLPADALRTLALLQTELPLKKAAAMAAEIHGVKKNALYKYALEQQG
- a CDS encoding penicillin-binding protein activator, producing MVPLTFSHLKAARCLPIVLAALIFAGCGTQAPDRSAAHMQGAAQADSGFYLQQMQQSADDSKTNWQLLAIRALLKEGKNQQAIELFNQLPQNLNDAQRREQALLAAEVKLVQQDYAGAKKQLGAIDISALNKNQQQRFWQTGIAAEQGRPSLTLLRALIAQEPLLGGKEKQANIDATWQALTAMSPQQAQTLVINADENVLQGWLDLQRVWFDNRSDPDMMKAGIADWQKRYPQNPGAKMLPTQLANVQSFTPASTSKIALLLPLNGQAAVFGRTIQQGFEAAKNLGTQPVEAQSAAQPEPVAASAPEEQQPQATDGVASPSQASVNDLTNEQPVTPAPISAPPTPSAQPAAASAAANPSAALKIYDTSSQPLSQILNQVQQDGASIVVGPLLKSNINELLSSNTSLNVLALNQPETVQNRGNICYFALSPEDEARDAARHIHEQGKQSPLLLIPRSALGDRVANAFAEEWLKLGGGTVLQQTFGSAAELRMGVNGGSGIALTGTPVAASTPSQPGVTIGDLTIPAPPTDAQITGNGGRVDAVYILATPGEIAFIKPMIAMRNGSQSGATLYASSRSAQGSAGPDFRLEMEGLQYSEIPMLAGANPSLMQQALAAVGNDYSLARMYAMGVDAWTLANHFSQMRQMQGFEINGNTGALTANPDCVINRKLLWLKYQQGQIVPAS
- a CDS encoding YraN family protein, encoding MAQIPARADRPRQLTSRQTGDAWEQTARRWLERKGLHFIAANVCVRGGEIDLIMREGKTTVFVEVRYRRSAAFGGAAASVTHSKQRKLLHTARLWLAQHNGSFDTVDCRFDVLAFTGNEVEWLKDAFNGCS
- the diaA gene encoding DnaA initiator-associating protein DiaA, which encodes MLERIKVCFTESIQTQIAAAEALPDAISRAAMTLVHSLLNGNKILCCGNGTSAANAQHFAASMINRFETERPSLPAIALNTDNVVLTAIANDRLHDEIYAKQVRALGHAGDVLLAISTRGNSRDIVKAVEAAVTRDMTIVALTGYDGGELAGLLGPQDVEIRIPSHHSARIQEMHMLTVNCLCDLIDNTLFPHQDD
- the dolP gene encoding division/outer membrane stress-associated lipid-binding lipoprotein gives rise to the protein MKALSPIAVLISALLLQGCVAAAVVGTAAVGTKAATDPRSVGTQVDDGTLELRVNSALSKDEQIKKEARINVTAYQGKVLLVGQAPNSELSSRAKQIAMGVDGATEVFNEIRQGQPIGLGTASNDTWITTKVRSQLLTSDQVKSSNVKVTTENGEVFLLGLVTEREAKAAADIASRVSGVKRVTTAFTFIK